Proteins from a single region of Desulfurispira natronophila:
- a CDS encoding surface lipoprotein assembly modifier has product MASTTKYLHMSIQVFFVALLVILPATTMSQTTQPLPQIDSLRQLAEQQDFQQVYDLLEPLEYEFAGNPAYDSIFGIAALRTGNHGRATWALERLVLLEPENHRGKLSLARAYMELKRYSRTQALINEVRLAEPPPRIMQAADRLELELEERRNPKLWSLTGHIQIGAGYDSNVGSAPGTFIHEVAGPITVDKESSLFSELDLRQRLQYSSTDEWRFFGGYRLRENRPYSASEYLRHRVTIEGGAVRSADLWRLSLEPSVTKSWKDTDEESREARVALNGRYRLNPQLFLMGFATVSRLSYDQNSENNGDFHVAGAGLAKIIDVTGKPLTMTATAYYLTSDQPDSPAGDMRSLGTDVTLSLQLRPGFNLNARLGRIGRDYSCRSHPAGCNSEREDTQWRSSVGGSYQLQDRLRIEPQISHTWQESNMDQNEYERTVFKVSVRYDFATWRR; this is encoded by the coding sequence ATGGCATCCACAACAAAATACCTTCACATGTCCATCCAGGTTTTCTTCGTGGCACTGCTTGTCATTTTGCCAGCCACCACCATGAGTCAGACCACCCAGCCATTGCCCCAAATTGATAGCCTTCGGCAACTAGCTGAGCAGCAGGACTTCCAGCAAGTGTACGATCTGCTGGAGCCGCTTGAGTATGAATTTGCCGGAAATCCCGCCTATGACTCCATATTCGGTATAGCGGCTTTGCGCACTGGGAACCACGGCAGAGCAACATGGGCACTGGAGAGGCTGGTTTTGCTTGAGCCGGAAAATCACAGGGGCAAACTCTCGCTGGCCCGTGCCTATATGGAGCTGAAAAGGTATAGTCGCACCCAGGCGCTGATCAATGAAGTTCGGCTCGCAGAGCCTCCTCCCAGAATCATGCAGGCCGCTGATCGCCTGGAGCTGGAACTGGAAGAAAGGCGTAATCCCAAGCTCTGGAGCCTAACCGGCCATATTCAAATTGGCGCCGGCTACGACAGCAATGTGGGCAGTGCGCCGGGGACGTTCATTCACGAAGTAGCAGGCCCAATTACTGTTGATAAAGAGTCGAGTTTGTTCAGTGAGCTGGATCTGCGACAGCGGCTGCAGTACAGCTCAACCGACGAGTGGCGTTTTTTTGGTGGCTACCGGCTGCGTGAGAACCGGCCATACTCTGCTTCTGAGTATCTGCGTCACCGTGTAACCATAGAGGGTGGTGCTGTGCGCAGTGCAGATCTTTGGCGACTTTCACTGGAGCCATCCGTAACCAAATCGTGGAAAGACACGGATGAAGAGAGCCGCGAAGCCCGCGTTGCTCTGAATGGCCGCTATCGCCTGAATCCACAGCTGTTTCTTATGGGGTTCGCAACGGTCAGCCGACTGTCCTACGATCAAAACTCAGAGAATAATGGTGATTTCCATGTTGCTGGCGCTGGATTGGCAAAGATTATTGATGTTACCGGCAAGCCGCTGACCATGACAGCAACCGCATACTATCTCACCAGTGACCAGCCTGACAGTCCTGCTGGTGATATGCGCAGTCTTGGTACTGATGTTACGTTATCGTTGCAGCTTCGCCCCGGCTTTAACCTGAATGCTCGGTTGGGACGAATAGGGCGCGACTACAGCTGCCGCTCTCATCCCGCCGGTTGTAACAGCGAAAGGGAAGATACCCAGTGGCGTAGCAGCGTTGGCGGAAGCTACCAGCTGCAGGATCGTCTGCGCATTGAGCCTCAAATCAGCCACACATGGCAGGAAAGCAATATGGATCAAAACGAGTATGAACGAACAGTGTTCAAGGTGAGCGTGCGCTATGACTTTGCTACATGGAGACGCTGA
- a CDS encoding CHASE2 domain-containing protein: MIAKHLKSILPWQYIGSLCLVVVVVGEVAGFWSLRLMDRLEWLSYDARVQATLIGDEDPSIVLIDLDERSLNEIGQWPWPRHQVAELTQILFDEYGISILGFDIVFAEPEGNLLAQQWGQLQERYPDLPPSPDVESGDAVLARTLMDYPVVMGYYFQSRAGESDPPSTGSLPAPLQVDADQEIVEALPWPRPERFTGNLTELQYAAMGGGFFDNPFVDADGVFRRVPVLQYWEGGLYANLPTAMIYTLFGQPPVSLQVAKGGGVLQLEAIDIGGFEIPVDARGGALVPWYGPRGHFTYISAADILHRRIDPQALEGALAIFGASAPGLMDLRSTPVASVYPGPEINASMLAGILHQSYKAEPPYSLAAALLILSTVGILVTLVFPRLNAVAIVVVSTALIAAHSGLNFWAWQQDWVLPFASGVLLLLVLSLWHLTMNFWRESRQKSWVTERFGQYVPPELVDEMVHTPESFGLEGEQRELSVLFSDVRGFTSFSEGIAPDELTNVMNRLLTPITEAIHQHRGTIDKYMGDAVMAFWGAPLADGDHARHSLEGAFAMLQALEEINKEFTAEGMKALAMGIGINSGSMNVGNMGSEFRMAYTVMGDNVNLGSRLEGLTKAYGVDIIVSETTAAAVPDWACRRIDRVKVKGRTAPISIFEPIGPADSLSTETRQWLQQHDLAMEAYSAQRFDQAHDIFTATLAEHPNDSIARLYLQRIEHYQSSPPGPEWDGVWTHTEK; this comes from the coding sequence ATGATTGCAAAGCACTTGAAAAGCATATTGCCCTGGCAATACATTGGAAGTCTCTGCCTGGTAGTCGTGGTGGTTGGCGAGGTCGCCGGCTTCTGGTCCTTGCGCCTGATGGATCGTCTGGAGTGGCTGAGCTACGATGCCAGGGTACAGGCGACGCTTATTGGTGATGAAGACCCGTCTATAGTATTGATTGACCTGGATGAGCGCAGCCTGAACGAGATAGGCCAGTGGCCCTGGCCCCGGCACCAGGTGGCCGAACTGACACAAATACTCTTCGATGAATACGGAATCAGTATTCTTGGATTTGATATAGTATTTGCCGAGCCTGAGGGGAATTTGCTTGCGCAGCAGTGGGGACAGTTGCAGGAGCGCTACCCTGACTTGCCTCCATCGCCCGATGTCGAAAGCGGCGACGCAGTACTGGCCCGTACCTTGATGGACTATCCCGTTGTCATGGGATACTACTTTCAATCCAGAGCTGGAGAGAGTGACCCTCCGTCTACCGGCTCTCTTCCTGCTCCATTACAGGTGGATGCTGACCAGGAAATCGTCGAAGCCTTGCCATGGCCCCGCCCCGAGCGCTTTACCGGCAACCTGACAGAGCTTCAGTATGCAGCCATGGGTGGCGGTTTTTTCGATAACCCCTTTGTCGATGCCGATGGCGTGTTTCGCCGCGTTCCTGTGCTGCAGTACTGGGAAGGTGGACTCTATGCCAATCTTCCCACCGCAATGATATATACCCTTTTTGGTCAGCCACCCGTAAGCTTGCAGGTAGCGAAGGGAGGTGGGGTTTTACAACTTGAAGCCATCGATATCGGAGGGTTTGAAATCCCCGTCGATGCCAGAGGAGGAGCCCTGGTGCCCTGGTATGGACCCCGTGGGCACTTCACCTATATATCAGCAGCTGACATCCTTCATCGTCGCATTGACCCGCAGGCGCTCGAGGGTGCTTTGGCTATTTTTGGTGCCTCAGCCCCCGGCCTGATGGATCTGCGCTCTACACCAGTAGCCAGTGTCTACCCCGGTCCGGAAATAAATGCCAGTATGCTCGCTGGTATTCTTCACCAAAGCTATAAAGCAGAGCCTCCCTACAGCCTGGCAGCAGCGCTGCTGATCCTCAGTACCGTAGGCATACTGGTCACCTTGGTGTTTCCTCGCCTCAACGCCGTTGCCATTGTGGTCGTTAGCACCGCACTTATCGCCGCACACAGTGGACTGAACTTTTGGGCCTGGCAGCAGGACTGGGTTTTGCCCTTCGCCTCGGGAGTACTCCTGCTGCTTGTACTCAGCTTGTGGCACCTGACCATGAACTTTTGGCGCGAAAGCCGGCAAAAAAGCTGGGTTACCGAACGTTTTGGCCAGTATGTACCTCCCGAGCTTGTGGATGAAATGGTCCACACACCAGAGTCCTTTGGCCTTGAGGGGGAGCAACGGGAGCTAAGCGTCCTGTTTTCTGATGTGCGAGGATTCACATCTTTTTCAGAAGGCATTGCTCCTGACGAATTGACCAACGTCATGAATCGCTTGCTCACCCCCATAACCGAAGCCATACATCAGCACCGGGGAACCATCGACAAGTACATGGGCGACGCCGTTATGGCGTTTTGGGGAGCCCCCCTGGCAGACGGCGACCACGCTCGTCACTCCCTGGAAGGAGCTTTTGCCATGCTGCAGGCCCTGGAGGAAATCAACAAAGAGTTTACGGCTGAAGGGATGAAAGCGCTGGCTATGGGAATTGGAATTAACAGTGGCTCCATGAATGTTGGCAACATGGGCTCCGAGTTTCGCATGGCCTACACCGTCATGGGGGATAACGTCAACCTTGGCTCACGCCTTGAAGGGCTCACAAAAGCTTACGGAGTGGATATTATAGTAAGCGAAACCACTGCAGCTGCAGTTCCCGACTGGGCATGCCGGCGCATAGATCGTGTCAAAGTCAAGGGGCGAACAGCACCCATCAGCATCTTTGAGCCCATAGGCCCGGCAGACTCACTGAGTACAGAAACCAGGCAGTGGCTGCAGCAGCACGACCTCGCCATGGAAGCCTACAGCGCCCAGCGTTTTGACCAGGCCCACGATATCTTTACCGCAACACTTGCAGAGCATCCCAACGACAGCATCGCCAGGCTCTACCTCCAGCGCATCGAGCACTACCAGTCAAGCCCCCCCGGTCCCGAATGGGATGGAGTCTGGACTCACACCGAAAAGTAG